In Gemmata obscuriglobus, a single genomic region encodes these proteins:
- a CDS encoding phosphoglycerate dehydrogenase, translating to MSRRVLVAPAPLREIEFTYGPILRGAGYAIEYPPRDHVFTEQQMSVPELLAQLPGCVASLAGSEPYTREVIAKAAEAGLKVIARAGVGYDAVDLQAATDHGVAVCYAPGTNQEAVAEHVFLLMLALARKLREQDTEIRAGLWPRRAVGNLRGKTLGVIGLGRIGKAVARRAIPFDLKVIATEIAPDHAFAAAHNVTFVPLEQLLRESDVVTLHVPKTPLTKNIINKDTLALMKPSAFLLNTARGGIVHEKDLHDALVAKTIAGAGLDVYEVEPPKTNPLFGLDSVVLTAHTAGVDQQSRQDMARVPAQAIVKLLAGEWPEEWVVNAQVKEKFFARL from the coding sequence ATGAGTCGCCGCGTTCTGGTCGCCCCGGCCCCGCTCCGCGAGATCGAGTTCACCTACGGCCCCATTCTACGCGGAGCGGGCTATGCTATTGAGTATCCCCCTCGCGACCACGTATTCACCGAACAGCAAATGAGCGTGCCGGAGTTGCTGGCGCAACTGCCGGGGTGCGTCGCGTCGCTCGCCGGCAGCGAGCCCTACACCCGCGAGGTCATCGCGAAGGCCGCCGAGGCGGGCCTCAAGGTGATCGCGCGGGCGGGCGTGGGGTACGACGCCGTTGACCTGCAGGCCGCGACGGACCACGGGGTCGCGGTGTGCTACGCGCCGGGCACGAACCAGGAGGCGGTGGCCGAACACGTCTTCCTGCTGATGCTCGCGCTGGCGCGCAAGCTCCGCGAGCAGGACACCGAGATCCGCGCCGGGCTGTGGCCGCGCCGGGCGGTGGGGAACCTGCGTGGCAAGACACTTGGTGTGATCGGGCTGGGGCGCATCGGGAAGGCCGTGGCCCGGCGGGCGATCCCGTTCGACCTGAAGGTGATTGCCACCGAGATCGCCCCCGACCACGCCTTCGCGGCGGCGCACAACGTCACGTTCGTCCCGCTGGAGCAACTGCTGCGCGAGTCGGATGTCGTTACGCTGCACGTGCCCAAGACGCCGCTGACGAAGAACATCATCAACAAGGACACGCTCGCGCTGATGAAGCCGTCGGCGTTCCTGCTGAACACCGCCCGCGGGGGCATCGTTCACGAGAAGGACCTGCACGACGCGCTGGTGGCGAAGACGATCGCCGGGGCGGGGCTCGACGTGTACGAGGTCGAGCCGCCGAAGACGAACCCGCTGTTCGGCCTCGACAGCGTCGTCCTGACCGCCCACACGGCGGGCGTGGACCAGCAGTCGCGCCAGGACATGGCCCGCGTGCCCGCCCAGGCGATCGTGAAGCTGCTCGCCGGGGAGTGGCCCGAGGAGTGGGTTGTCAACGCGCAGGTCAAAGAGAAGTTCTTCGCCCGGTTGTAG
- the rsfS gene encoding ribosome silencing factor, giving the protein MNTATLSTLSPVDTVPTPTAKPLSSALHRACVAARTAADNKGRDIVVLDMRSSTPLFDYFVISTGTSRRQIHAVAEETDAALRAEGDTRLGIEGYEASKWIVQDYGDVMVHVFDTDTRDYYKLEELWADAVKVDWEREE; this is encoded by the coding sequence TTGAACACCGCCACGTTGAGCACGTTGAGCCCGGTGGACACGGTGCCCACCCCGACCGCGAAGCCCCTGAGCAGCGCCCTGCACCGGGCCTGTGTTGCCGCGCGAACCGCCGCCGACAACAAGGGGCGCGACATCGTCGTTCTGGACATGCGGTCCAGTACCCCCCTCTTTGATTACTTCGTCATCAGCACCGGCACCAGCCGCCGCCAGATCCACGCGGTGGCCGAAGAGACCGACGCCGCGCTGCGGGCCGAGGGCGACACCCGGCTCGGGATCGAGGGGTACGAGGCCAGCAAGTGGATCGTGCAAGACTACGGCGACGTGATGGTTCACGTGTTCGACACCGACACGCGCGACTACTACAAGCTCGAAGAGCTGTGGGCCGACGCCGTGAAGGTGGACTGGGAGCGCGAAGAGTAA
- the argS gene encoding arginine--tRNA ligase — protein sequence MNLLTQLRSLFEPALTGLAPDRAKVPDLLGAIKPAANADNGDYQANCAMALGKQLGQKPPEVAKALVAALPANDLLEPPTVAGPGFINLRLKPEFLARALQEIATDPKLGVSPAAKSKTFVIDLSGPNVAKPLHVGHLRSTIIGDALVRILRFLGHTVIGDNHLGDWGTQFGILLYGYKNHRDDAAFAADPVRELLRLYIFVRKQAALAEGEDEEGGADNPVMAACRAETSKLHANDPENVALWKSFMPACMEMLRPIYERLDVKIDHALGESFYNPMLAGVVADMLAKGIAVESKGAIVIPNAKGIVPQTPEEQKKEEPPAIIRKRDGAFTYTTTDLATIKYRAETWKPDAMLYVVGAPQALHFKTVFAQAKRWGVDGIEFQHVQFGSMLGADRKIFGTRKGGALELMELLNEAAALSLQKYEANTAERRSFGHKIYEAEASEKQEIAEVVGVGAVKYADLSQNRTTDYVFDLDKMTATVGNTAAYMQYAYARCRSIFREGGVDEGVFRTAPPAVTLPHAAERALALHLLRLPEAVEAAAADYAPHLITAYLWDLAKATSVFYEGCSVLKADTPELKASRLLLVDLVSRVIKQALELLGIRVVERM from the coding sequence ATGAACCTGCTCACCCAACTTCGTTCGCTGTTCGAGCCGGCCCTCACGGGACTCGCGCCGGACCGCGCGAAGGTGCCGGACCTGCTCGGCGCGATCAAGCCCGCCGCCAACGCCGACAACGGCGACTACCAGGCGAACTGCGCGATGGCGCTGGGCAAGCAACTGGGCCAGAAGCCGCCGGAGGTCGCAAAGGCCCTCGTCGCCGCGCTGCCGGCCAACGACCTGCTGGAACCGCCCACGGTCGCGGGGCCGGGGTTCATCAACCTGCGCCTGAAGCCCGAGTTCCTCGCCAGAGCCCTACAGGAAATCGCGACCGACCCGAAGCTCGGGGTTTCGCCGGCCGCGAAGTCGAAGACGTTCGTGATCGACCTGAGCGGCCCGAACGTGGCGAAGCCGCTGCACGTCGGCCACCTGCGCAGCACGATCATCGGCGACGCGCTGGTGCGCATCCTGCGGTTCCTGGGCCACACCGTCATCGGGGACAACCACCTCGGTGACTGGGGCACGCAGTTCGGCATCCTGCTGTACGGGTACAAGAACCACCGCGACGACGCGGCGTTCGCCGCCGACCCGGTGCGCGAACTGCTGCGCCTGTACATCTTCGTGCGCAAGCAAGCGGCTCTGGCCGAAGGCGAGGACGAAGAGGGCGGCGCGGACAACCCGGTGATGGCGGCGTGCCGCGCGGAAACGTCCAAGCTCCACGCCAACGACCCCGAAAACGTCGCGCTCTGGAAGAGCTTCATGCCGGCGTGCATGGAGATGTTACGCCCGATCTACGAGCGCCTTGATGTGAAGATCGATCACGCGCTCGGCGAGAGCTTCTACAACCCCATGCTTGCGGGTGTGGTCGCGGACATGCTCGCAAAAGGCATCGCGGTCGAGAGTAAAGGCGCGATCGTAATCCCGAACGCGAAAGGCATCGTTCCCCAAACGCCCGAGGAGCAAAAGAAAGAGGAGCCACCGGCGATCATCCGCAAGCGCGACGGAGCCTTCACGTACACCACCACCGACCTCGCCACGATCAAGTACCGCGCCGAAACGTGGAAGCCGGACGCCATGCTTTACGTGGTGGGCGCCCCGCAGGCGCTGCACTTCAAGACGGTGTTCGCTCAAGCGAAGCGCTGGGGGGTCGATGGTATCGAGTTCCAGCACGTACAGTTCGGTTCCATGCTCGGCGCGGATCGCAAGATATTCGGCACCCGTAAGGGTGGCGCGTTGGAACTCATGGAGTTGCTTAATGAAGCCGCCGCGCTGAGCCTCCAGAAGTACGAAGCGAATACCGCGGAGCGTCGCTCGTTCGGGCACAAGATCTATGAAGCGGAGGCCTCTGAAAAGCAAGAAATTGCGGAGGTCGTTGGTGTCGGTGCGGTGAAGTACGCCGACCTGAGCCAGAACCGCACGACGGACTACGTATTTGACCTCGACAAGATGACTGCGACGGTTGGCAACACGGCCGCGTACATGCAGTACGCATACGCACGCTGCCGTAGCATCTTCCGTGAAGGGGGCGTTGACGAGGGCGTGTTCCGCACCGCACCGCCCGCGGTGACGTTACCACACGCCGCAGAGCGGGCGCTCGCTCTCCACTTGCTCCGCTTGCCGGAGGCGGTCGAAGCAGCGGCAGCAGACTATGCGCCGCACCTGATTACCGCGTACCTGTGGGATTTGGCGAAGGCGACGAGCGTGTTCTACGAAGGCTGCTCGGTACTCAAAGCGGATACGCCGGAGCTGAAAGCCAGTCGGCTACTGCTGGTCGATCTGGTGAGCCGGGTCATCAAGCAAGCACTCGAATTGCTCGGTATCCGCGTCGTGGAACGGATGTAG
- the obgE gene encoding GTPase ObgE yields MFVDRVELFVKGGDGGRGAASFRREKYVPMGGPDGGDGGDGGSVIVRADPNADNLAGLTMKKHWKAKNGEAGMGSKCAGKNSEDIVLLVPPGTLVRDRERGNTIKDLVEPGDEVVVAKGGRGGRGNVHFKTSTNRAPRQFEPGEEGEERWVSFELKVIADAGLVGFPNAGKSTFLSRVTRATPEIASYPFTTKSPNLGIVTVGDAGFVLADLPGLIEGAAQGVGLGHEFLRHVERNRVLIHLVEPFPSDGSDPIQNYHAIRKELREYKIPLDGRPEVVCVSKAELTGADEVRDKLAADLGREVMLISAVTGQGLQLVVGRVATLIADLKRAEAEEAARKKPLEFPTEAAIRTTDFQTTAVINITPPADEGATP; encoded by the coding sequence ATGTTCGTCGATCGCGTGGAACTGTTCGTGAAGGGCGGGGACGGAGGCCGCGGGGCCGCATCGTTCCGGCGTGAGAAGTACGTGCCGATGGGCGGCCCGGACGGGGGCGACGGCGGCGACGGGGGCTCGGTGATCGTCCGCGCCGACCCGAACGCCGACAACCTCGCCGGCCTCACGATGAAAAAGCACTGGAAGGCCAAGAACGGCGAAGCCGGCATGGGCTCCAAGTGCGCCGGGAAGAACTCCGAGGACATCGTCCTGCTCGTTCCGCCCGGCACCCTGGTGCGCGACCGCGAGCGCGGCAACACGATCAAGGACCTCGTGGAACCCGGCGACGAAGTCGTCGTCGCGAAGGGCGGCCGGGGCGGGCGCGGGAACGTCCACTTCAAGACCTCCACCAACCGCGCCCCCCGGCAGTTCGAGCCCGGTGAGGAGGGCGAAGAGCGCTGGGTGTCGTTCGAGCTGAAGGTCATCGCCGACGCCGGGCTGGTCGGGTTCCCGAACGCGGGCAAATCGACGTTCCTGTCGCGCGTCACGCGGGCCACGCCGGAAATCGCGTCGTACCCGTTCACCACGAAGTCGCCCAACCTCGGGATCGTCACCGTCGGTGATGCAGGCTTCGTACTCGCCGACCTGCCGGGCTTGATCGAAGGGGCGGCCCAAGGCGTCGGGTTGGGGCACGAGTTCCTCCGGCACGTCGAGCGGAACCGGGTGCTGATCCACCTGGTGGAGCCGTTCCCTTCTGACGGCTCGGACCCGATTCAGAACTACCACGCGATCCGCAAGGAGCTGCGCGAGTACAAGATCCCGCTCGACGGGCGCCCGGAAGTGGTGTGCGTGAGCAAGGCCGAACTCACCGGCGCCGACGAGGTGCGGGACAAGCTCGCCGCCGACCTGGGGCGCGAGGTGATGTTGATCTCCGCGGTCACGGGGCAGGGGTTGCAACTGGTGGTCGGCCGCGTGGCGACGCTGATTGCGGACCTCAAGCGTGCGGAGGCCGAAGAGGCCGCGCGGAAGAAGCCGCTGGAGTTCCCGACCGAAGCCGCCATCCGCACCACCGACTTCCAGACCACCGCGGTCATCAACATCACCCCGCCCGCGGACGAAGGGGCCACGCCGTGA
- a CDS encoding type III pantothenate kinase, with the protein MTPDVVVDIGNTRLKWGRCAGGQVTEMMSLAGDRPDEWHAQIAKWELGASLNWAVASVQPEWQQQFTRWAESRGDRVAAIAHAHVPVPTDVTERERVGIDRLLNALAALVRVPAGWPLIVIGVGTAMTVDYVDPAGVFRGGAILPGPWMMAHALHEFTAKLPLVEPQPFDPDRSVGRNTREAIELGIQSAVFGAADTLVWNMSQLSDLKPVLFVTGGGADLLRGAGFTADLEGAVYDPLLTLDGVRLAAESVT; encoded by the coding sequence GTGACGCCGGATGTGGTCGTCGACATCGGCAACACGCGACTGAAGTGGGGCCGGTGTGCCGGCGGGCAGGTGACGGAGATGATGTCGCTCGCCGGCGACCGGCCCGACGAGTGGCACGCACAAATCGCGAAATGGGAACTGGGCGCATCGCTCAACTGGGCCGTGGCGAGCGTTCAGCCCGAGTGGCAGCAGCAGTTCACCCGGTGGGCCGAGTCGCGCGGTGATCGCGTGGCCGCCATCGCGCACGCCCACGTTCCCGTCCCCACCGACGTGACCGAGCGGGAGCGGGTGGGCATCGACCGCCTCCTGAACGCACTGGCGGCGCTGGTGCGCGTCCCCGCCGGGTGGCCGCTGATCGTGATCGGCGTTGGTACGGCGATGACCGTCGATTACGTCGATCCGGCCGGGGTGTTTCGCGGGGGCGCGATTCTGCCGGGGCCGTGGATGATGGCCCACGCGCTCCACGAGTTCACCGCCAAGCTCCCCCTGGTGGAACCGCAACCCTTCGACCCGGATCGCTCGGTGGGGCGCAACACCCGCGAGGCGATCGAACTCGGCATCCAGTCCGCGGTCTTCGGCGCCGCCGACACGCTCGTCTGGAACATGTCGCAACTCAGCGACCTCAAACCGGTCCTCTTCGTCACCGGCGGCGGTGCGGACCTGCTGCGCGGCGCCGGGTTCACCGCGGACCTCGAAGGCGCGGTTTACGATCCGCTTCTCACACTCGACGGGGTGCGGCTGGCGGCGGAGTCGGTGACGTGA
- a CDS encoding GTPase yields the protein MSDTLVTVLTPPGTGAIATVEVRGPRAWELARALFKPAGKPLPEAPDVDRFWFGTLGADEVVLAITAPDAVEVHCHGGRRVVRWVVEQFLTSGAREAGGTGLPPCATSGDPSGVQNPELTTPRDPDFPAPEGPAGVAQGGSPVPPSCDQPTGSPLPFAPTLRTASIILDQLNGAFAAEVRRVLALLETDPRAAAFPLHRLAELGDTVGRHLIEPWKVVIAGAPNVGKSSLINALAGYQRAVVSDVAGTTRDTVSVRTAFDGWPVELIDTAGIRDAEGLEAEGIARAKRALDEADLVVWVLDGAALRLEWPGAGRLHVVINKSDALVNRNDIARTLPLVSARTGEGVQNLANDLVTKLVPQPPAAGAAVPYTPQLVDLVRTAAERTAGGAWDAAAALLREALAQAESSSFKFVGCAPPAC from the coding sequence GTGAGCGACACGTTGGTGACGGTTCTGACCCCTCCCGGCACCGGGGCCATTGCCACCGTCGAGGTGCGCGGCCCGCGCGCGTGGGAACTGGCTCGAGCGCTCTTCAAGCCCGCCGGGAAGCCGTTACCGGAAGCGCCGGACGTTGACCGCTTCTGGTTCGGCACGCTGGGGGCCGATGAGGTGGTCCTGGCGATCACGGCGCCGGACGCGGTCGAGGTTCACTGCCACGGCGGCCGGCGGGTCGTGCGCTGGGTGGTGGAGCAGTTTCTTACGAGCGGGGCGCGTGAAGCAGGTGGCACGGGGCTTCCGCCCTGTGCAACGTCCGGCGACCCCTCCGGGGTGCAAAATCCTGAACTGACAACGCCCCGCGATCCTGATTTTCCCGCCCCGGAGGGGCCGGCGGGCGTAGCACAGGGCGGAAGCCCTGTGCCACCCTCCTGCGACCAGCCAACGGGTTCCCCCCTGCCCTTCGCCCCGACGCTCCGTACCGCGAGCATCATTCTCGATCAGCTCAACGGCGCGTTCGCCGCCGAGGTGCGCCGCGTTCTGGCGCTGCTCGAAACCGATCCCCGCGCCGCCGCGTTTCCGTTACACCGTCTCGCAGAACTGGGTGACACCGTCGGGCGTCACTTGATCGAGCCGTGGAAGGTGGTAATCGCCGGGGCGCCCAACGTCGGTAAGAGTTCGCTCATCAACGCGCTCGCGGGTTACCAGCGGGCGGTGGTGTCCGATGTCGCGGGGACGACGCGCGACACGGTGAGCGTGCGGACCGCGTTCGACGGCTGGCCGGTCGAGCTGATCGACACCGCCGGCATTCGTGACGCCGAAGGGTTAGAAGCCGAGGGCATCGCGCGCGCGAAGCGGGCTTTGGACGAAGCCGATCTGGTCGTGTGGGTGCTGGACGGGGCCGCGTTGCGGTTGGAATGGCCCGGGGCCGGCCGCCTCCACGTCGTCATCAACAAGAGCGACGCACTGGTGAACCGGAACGACATCGCCCGGACGCTACCGCTTGTCTCGGCGCGAACCGGTGAAGGCGTTCAGAACCTGGCGAACGACCTCGTCACGAAGCTCGTCCCCCAACCACCGGCAGCCGGGGCCGCGGTGCCGTACACGCCGCAACTCGTCGACCTCGTTCGCACCGCGGCGGAGCGCACAGCCGGCGGCGCGTGGGACGCGGCGGCGGCGCTGCTGCGCGAAGCCCTCGCGCAAGCCGAATCCAGTAGTTTCAAGTTTGTTGGTTGTGCGCCACCCGCCTGCTGA